The genomic stretch CCCAAGTCCCAGGCACCAGGAATCGGTCGCAAAGACGGTGAAAAAGGAAAGCGCCGGCCTTAGCCGGCGCATGCTTGGTACGTGGTAGGTGGGGTCTCTAGGCTTTTTGCTGCTTCAACACTTCCACCGCCCGGCGCAGTTGTTCGTCCTCTTGTGGACCCTTGGGAGCTTGCTGCTGGGGCGTGCTGTCTTCGTCATCGGGCAGGGCAGCGTCGTCGTCCTTGTCGGCTATCAGGATGTTGGGCGTGACCGCCGAATCCTGGATCGCCTTGCCGGCCGGCGTGTAGTACTTGGCCACGCTCAGGATAAGCGCCGAGCCATCGGGGATCTCGATCACCTTCTGGATCGATCCCACGCCGAAGGTCTTGTCGCCGACCACGTCGCCGCGCGCATTATCCAGGATGGCGGACGCCACGATCTCCGCCGGACCCGCGGTGCCGCGATTCACCAGTACGACCAGGGGCAGCGTGGTCACCGCTTTGGACGCGTCTGCGGTGAACGTTTCCTTGGGATACTTCTGGCCCTGCACGTAGCCGATGGTGCCGTGGTTCAGGAACAGGTTTGCGACCGCGACGCCCTCCTGCTCTTCCCCTTCCGCCGAGTTCCGCAGGTCGAGGATCAGTTTCTTCGCTCCCGAGTGCTGCAACCGCTTGATGTCCTGCGCGATCTCCTGCGCCTTGCCTTTCATCAGCGAGTCAGCCTTGATATAGCCGATGCCGTCTTCCAGCATCTTGTCGCTTATCGGGGGGATGACGACCGCGTCCCGCGTCACGGTGACCTTTACCGGCTCGGCCTTACGCGCGCGCACGAGGGTAAGCGCCACGTTCGAGCCTTGCTGTCCGTTCAACAGCGAGCGCAGCTCGGCCAACGACATCTCGCGCGTGCTGCGGCCGTCGACGGCCTCGATGATGTCTCCGGACTCCACGCCCGCCTTCGCCGCGGGACCGTTGGGCAGCACCGAGATCACCGCTCCGTAACCGAAACGCTTGGAGATGGCCGCTCCGATGGCTGCCTTGCCATCAGACTTATGGTCTTTGAACTGCTTGTATTCGGTGGGATTCAAGTAGCTGGAATTGGCGTCCAGCGCCTCGAGCAGGCCGTGCAGCGCGCCGTCGGT from Acidobacteriota bacterium encodes the following:
- a CDS encoding S41 family peptidase — protein: MPKTIKAALLGLSALLVIFVIGGGLGVRAANNEGAYRQLGVYSEVLSRVRTEYVEEPNVSQVTDGALHGLLEALDANSSYLNPTEYKQFKDHKSDGKAAIGAAISKRFGYGAVISVLPNGPAAKAGVESGDIIEAVDGRSTREMSLAELRSLLNGQQGSNVALTLVRARKAEPVKVTVTRDAVVIPPISDKMLEDGIGYIKADSLMKGKAQEIAQDIKRLQHSGAKKLILDLRNSAEGEEQEGVAVANLFLNHGTIGYVQGQKYPKETFTADASKAVTTLPLVVLVNRGTAGPAEIVASAILDNARGDVVGDKTFGVGSIQKVIEIPDGSALILSVAKYYTPAGKAIQDSAVTPNILIADKDDDAALPDDEDSTPQQQAPKGPQEDEQLRRAVEVLKQQKA